A region of Triplophysa rosa linkage group LG16, Trosa_1v2, whole genome shotgun sequence DNA encodes the following proteins:
- the hey1 gene encoding hairy/enhancer-of-split related with YRPW motif protein 1, which yields MNFCLTLRIRPRRQHRKMKRNHDFSSSDSELDENIEVEKESADENAGVNSPLGSMSPSTTSQVQARKRRRGIIEKRRRDRINNSLSELRRLVPSAFEKQGSAKLEKAEILQMTVDHLKMLHAAGGKGYFDAHALAMDYRGLGFRECLAETARYLSIIEGLDNTDPLRIRLVSHLNSYASQREAHSGLGHLAWGSAFGSPPGHLAHHLLLQQQQGAPLPRSSSSSPPSSTSSSSSSSSPSAPSTEPHAPSRLTGTVITEAGQTGPLRVPPSTSRPPGLTPPSVSKLSPPLLTSLSSLSAFPFPLSAFPLLSPSSLGPATPSSSLGKPYRPWSMEIGAF from the exons ATGAACTTCTGTCTCACGCTGAGGATACGACCCAGAAGACAACATCGCAAAATGAAGAGAAATCACGACTTTAGCTCCTCAGACAGTGAGCTTGACGAGAACATTGAAGTGGAGAAGGAGAGCGCCGATGAAAATGC cggCGTGAATTCTCCTCTTGGATCGATGTCTccatctacaacctctcaagTACAAGCGAGAAAACGTCGCAGAGGG ATCATTGAGAAACGCCGTAGAGACCGGATAAATAACAGTCTGTCTGAACTGCGCAGACTGGTGCCCAGCGCGTTTGAGAAACAG GGCTCTGCTAAATTGGAAAAAGCGGAGATTTTGCAGATGACCGTCgatcatttaaaaatgctgcATGCAGCCGGAGGAAAAG GTTACTTTGATGCTCACGCATTGGCCATGGATTACCGTGGGCTGGGTTTCCGTGAGTGTCTGGCAGAGACGGCCCGTTACCTCAGTATCATCGAGGGACTGGACAACACTGACCCCCTCCGCATCCGTTTGGTTTCGCACCTGAACAGTTACGCCTCCCAGAGAGAAGCTCACTCCGGTTTGGGTCACCTGGCGTGGGGCTCTGCTTTCGGCAGTCCTCCCGGCCATCTGGCTCATCACCTTCTCCTGCAACAACAGCAGGGGGCGCCACTCCCacgcagcagcagcagcagccctCCATCCTccacttcatcatcatcatcttcctcaTCTCCATCTGCCCCATCCACAGAGCCACACGCCCCCAGCAGGCTGACTGGCACGGTGATTACCGAGGCAGGGCAGACGGGGCCGCTGAGGGTGCCGCCCAGTACCTCCCGGCCTCCCGGGCTTACGCCACCTTCAGTGTCCAAGCTGTCTCCGCCCCTCCTGACGTCACTTTCAAGCCTTTCCGCATTTCCCTTCCCGCTGAGCGCATTTCCTCTGCTGTCCCCGAGCTCACTGGGTCCTGCGACTCCCTCCAGCAGCCTGGGGAAACCCTACAGGCCCTGGAGCATGGAAATAGGGGCCTTCTGA